ATACCCTTCAAATCGGAAGAGAAGAAATGCCTTGCCGTTTGGCTGTCATCACCAAAAGTCAAACAGAGCTTTACCAGCAACTGGAACGCTGGTTAGAACATCAAGAAGAGACGGAACATTGCTTTTTTGGCGATCTCAAGGAAAACAAAGAATTGATGTCAGACCGGGTTACGCGGGCCATCGAATCAAAAGATGTAGGAGAACTGGCAAAATTGTGGGTTCTAGGCAATCCCATCCTGTGGCAGAAGCTGCATAAAGGGAAGGAGTTATCCCGAGTAGCTAAGCTCCCAACCTATCCATTTAAGAGGAGAACGTGCTGGATAGAACGCAATCAAACGAATCGCTCTAGGAGGGAGACGAGCATGACATCCGCTCATCCAGAATTCGAAAACAAGGCCGTTGAGATTTACACATATAGCGCCAATAGCAGCGAAGCGGAGTTTTCAGAGGATTACTTGACTGTATGTCCATTTGAAAGGAAGATTCCAGGCTTTTCAATGAGCCGTGTCATTTTGAACCCGGAAAAATATCCGTTGGAAAGAGAAATGGTAAGAGAGAAGCAAGTAGAGATGCGCCAGGTACTTTTTTGCAAAGAAAATTTTTCGCGAGTGCAAAAAGTATTGGACTTTGGATGCGGTCACGGGACAGATGTGATTCAAATAGCAGAGCTCTATCCGCATATGGAAACCCATGGATTTACAATTACCAAGGCGCAAGCGGAACTTGGCAATCAACGAATCGCGCAGAAAAATCTGGGGGCACGAGCGAAAATTTTTAATAAAGACAGCTCCAAGGATGCCTTTCCCGCTCTCTATGACATTATCGTCGGGATTGAAGTGAGCTTCCATATTCGTAATAAACATGGACTATTTCAAAATATCTCCTCTTCTCTGAACGAAGAGGGAACCGTTCTGTTGATCGATTACATAGCCAATACGCGAGGACCGATCGTAGACCAGAACGTAGAAGTCAGCATTCCCACGGTGCAAGAATGGAGTGAGCTTTTAGCGGAGCATCAGTTAGTGATCGATGAAATCATTGACGTATCGCCGCAGATTGCTAACGCCTTGCATGATCCTGACGTGGATCAGTACATCAAGCATTTGCCTAAAGCTGTTCAAGATTTGTATATCAACACGGTGAATCAATCCATCTCTCTTGAAAGAGGGTGGATCAGCTATTGCTTGTTTAAGCTGAAAAAGGCTCCGCATCTTGCGTACACGAAGCGTTGTGAATGGAATGCCAGTAAAATATCGAAGAAAAGACCGTATCCAGAAGCATTAGCGGAAATGGTAAACAGCGGCTATATTCCTTATCCGAAACAGCAAATGAGAACTCTTCCTCATCCAAATCAGCATGACCACAGCTTTCATTGGAATAGGGAAACAATCAAAGAATCGTTGGTCGAGGCTTTTGCCGCCGTTTTAGGTCTTCAACCAGAAGAACTGGAAGAAGTAGAAACCTTGAAGGATATAGGAATTGGCTCTCTTAACGCCGTTGCCTTATCCGAAATGATTAACAGCAAATTTAATCTGAAGCTACCGACCAGCGTTGTGTTTGAACATAATACGTTAGATTCTTTGGCAAGCTATATTGCTAGCCATTTGCAGCAAGACGAGCCTAGCCAGCTCCATGCAAGTAAACCATTCGTGTCGGATGCTCAAAATCAACTAATAGCATCTGAATATTCTGGACGAAAACGCAATTTGTCGACAGATCAGTCCATTCCAGATCGGACAGAAATCAAAGCGAGTCTGATCGAGGTCTTTTCGACCGTTTTAGGCTTGAGACAAGAAGATCTGGAAGATGTAGAATCCCTAAAGGAATTAGGAATCGGCTCGCTCAATGCCGTTCAATTATCCGAAGCCATCAATAGCAAGTTTTATCTAAAACTACCGACAAGTGTAGTGTTTGAACATAATACGCTAGAAGCATTGGCGAGCTACATAGCGACTCATCTACCAGAGCGCCAGCCAGCTCAAACAGAATCGTTTAACCAAAATCACGGAAATCTTGAAGAGAAGCCTGCTTATACGGAGAGAGTCTCGACGCGGAATATTGCCTACGAGCCGACTAAAGCAGCTTCTGATGATATTGTGATCATTGGGATTTCCTGCCGCACAGCAGGTGCAAAGGGGCAAGATGAGTTCTGGGAGCTCGTCAGTCAGGGCAAAGATTGTATCAGAGAAGTGACCAATCCAGACTGGCGCGCCTTTTTCAAAGAAAATGCACTCGGCGATATTCCGATTAAATATGGGGCGATGGAGGAAATTGAATATTTTGATCCAGCGTTTTTTAAAATTTCTCCTACTGAAGCCCAATCGATGGATGTCACGCAACGCATCCTTTTACAAGAGAGCTACAAAGCGCTAGAGGACGCAGGTTATACCCCGTCCATGCTGCGAGGACAACCGGTTGGAACCGTCATTGGTGCAATGGCGGGAATGACGGTAGAACAAGATTTCTCTCATTTTGGCATGCTCGGATCGGATACGAGTATACTCGCCTCGCGCATTGCTTATTTCCTTGACCTAAAAGGACCAGCTTTGGCTGTGAACACAGCTTGCTCATCCTCTTTGGTTGCAATCGATATTGCTAGCCAAAAGCTGAAGACGGAAGAGGTCGATCTTGCTATCGCAGGAGGTATTACGATTTATTCCCATCCTGCTCCGTTTATCTCGATGAGTAACGCAAGGATGCTATCTCCTACAGGGGAGTGCCGCCCGTTTGACAATGGAGCCAATGGCATTGTCGTTGGGGATGGTGTTGGTGTTGTGATTTTAAAAAGATTGCAAGATGCATTACGGGATAACGACAGCATCTATGGTGTAATCCGTGGCAGTGGAACCAATCAGGATGGACGGACATTGGGCATTACCGTGCCTAGCTTCCAAGCGCAAAGCGACCTGCAAAAATCTATTTACGCGAAAAAACAGATTGATGTGGAAGACATTCAATATATCGAGGCACACGGAACCGCGACCAAATTAGGGGACCCTGTTGAGATTCATGCACTGAGTGAATCTTTCCGCCAATTCACGCCGAAGAAACGATTCTGCGCAATTGGTTCTTTGAAAGCCAATATCGGGCATACCACAGCAGCGGCTGGGGTGTTGAGTGTCATCAAGGTTTTACTCAGCATGAAAAACAAGAAGATGGCCCCTTCGATCCATTTTGTCAAAGAGAATGAACACATTGATTTTGAAAACAGCCCTGTTTATGTGAATACCAAGCTGCAAGATTGGCAGACCAATTCCAAAGGCTCTCGCTTGGCTGCGGTCAGCTCTTTTGGCTTCAGCGGCACCAATGCTCATCTGGTGATCGAAGAGTTTGATAGAAGCAAGGCCAGATCCGCTGCTCCTGTTAAGGGTCAAGAGATAGCAACGGGAGTCTTCGTGCTGTCAGCTGAATCACGTGAACAATTGATGGCCTATGCCAAGAAAACAAAGGCATTTGTAGAGAATCATCATGATGTGAAACTGGCAGATTTCCTTTATACCTATCAGATTGCAAGGGAATCGATGTCTCATCGAGTAGCAATCGTGGTCGACAGTAAGGAACAGCTGATTGCGCAGTTAGAGCAATTCATACAAAGTAATGGGGCGAAAACGGCTGATCTCTTTATCGGAGAAATAAACAAAACGGGCGGAATCAAGATCGGCGATACCGAAGAGGGAAGGGATTTTATCCGCAATCTCGCTCTGAACAAGAAGATCAAAAAGCTGGCGGAGCTATGGGTTCATGGTAACGAAATAGAGTGGGGAGCTCTCTATCCAAAAGGAATGGTGAGCCGTCTATCAGGTCTGCCAAGCTATCCTTTTGCCGAGGAACGATACCGTTTACCCAAAGTTGTCGTAGGCAACCGTCCCCATCAAGAAGCGGCCGCGACCTCCGAACTGACAGCAGAAAAACATGAACAGAGAGTAGCAGACATAGCCAACTCAACTGAGGTAACCCCTGATCAGGCGGAAGAAGCTGATGTGAGGGAGACAGAAATCCAAAGCTCCGTTACCCATCATGATGTTATACATGCTGATGATGACGATACACCACGTAACGAACTAGTGAGAAAAATTGCTGCTGCTTGGGAAGAGGTACTTGGGGTGAAAAAGGTTAACATCCACAAAAACTTCCAAGACCTGGGCGGCGATTCAATCATGGCCACTCAGATTATTTCCAGATTGAAGAATAGCTTTCCGGTTGATTTGAATTTAGACAATCTCTTTTCGGCGCCAACCGTTGCAGGAATGGCGGAGCTGATTGAAGAGGAACTGATTGCTGTTATTGATGAACTTCCAGAAGAGGCGATTTTGGAGCTATTAAGCTGATGAATTCACCTAGAAGTAAGGCAGCAGAATCAACATGTGGGAAGGAGCAATCCGATGTTCAATGATAAGGAATCAGCTAAATCAAGAGATGAGATACTTGCCGAGAGCAAATCGAAGCTTTCCGAGAAGAAACTGGCATTGCTGGAGAAGCTGAAAGGCTCAAAACTGGAGACGAAAAAGACTGGGATTCCGCGGCGTTCAAGAGAGGGCTTCGTGCCCCTCTCTTTTGCCCAGCAGAGACTATGGTTTTTAGACCAGTTGGTACCAAACAGTCCTGCTTATAATGTGGTGGCTGCCTTCCATCTATCGGGTGAGCTTCACACAAACATCATGGAGCGGTGCGTTAATGAGATAGTGAAGCGCCATGAAGCCCTGCGAACCACCTTTCAAGTCGCAAATGGAGAGCCGTATCAGCTAATTGCTCCTGCCTTGCAAATTCCTTTTCCCATCGTCGATCTTACAGGACATCCCGAGGGTGAGAGGGAGGAAGAGTTTCGCCGACTCGCTAAAGAGGAAAGCATGTATGTTTTCGATCTAACTAAGGGACCCTTGTTGCGTGTTACTTTATTCAAACTTGGCGAGGATTTGAATATTCTACTTTTGAACGTTCACCATATCATCATTGACGGATGGTCAGTCGGGGTTTTCTTCAGAGAAATGGTTCTGCTTTATCAGGCCTATCTCGCGGGTAAGCCTTCCCCATTGCCTGAGCTTCCGATCCAGTATGCTGATTTTTCAAGCTGGCAGCGGGAGTGGCTTCAAGGAGAAGTGCTGGAGAAACAGCTTTCTTACTGGAGAGAAACCCTTGGAAAAGATAGTAGCGTGTTAGAGCTGCCAGTAGACCGTACAA
This genomic stretch from Brevibacillus sp. DP1.3A harbors:
- a CDS encoding beta-ketoacyl synthase N-terminal-like domain-containing protein, producing MNKMDELLLKLLWGQMQSLGCFTEKNQELSDLKRKSGLLDLYDMWLEETASVLARNDYLVYDSATSTVIDTAPISSTAVWQEWEQEKEVWLKNSDTNAQVKLVEATLRALPQILTGKVRATEVIFPNSSMELVEKVYKNNTVSDYFNEVLADTVVAFVEEQLNQDSAARIRILEIGAGTGGTSAVVFQKLKAYEEHIQEYCYTDLSKAFFMHAEKEYGPSNPYLTYQIFNVEESVTGQGMDLGRYDIVIAANVLHATKNIRQTVRNAKAVLKKNGLLLLNEMSKNTIFLHLTFGLLEGWWLYEDPELRLSGCPGLSSSTWQRVLEEEGFQSVFFPSEEAHVMGQQIIVTESDGVIRQQQRQQPKPKPNIHAEQPKAKRVNIPSAPKERAIEDVLREKSTEYIKQRIAETLKMPSNRMDASEPLEAYGMDSIFSVQLINQFRKIFGETISGTLFFEYQTVADLVEHLLETQREALISLTGLDDHKQEQELNRTEDHVEFAPLPKTEGKRNRGKMRAFASSAHSEMTASKPTSSGKIAIIGMSGRFAQANNLDEFWENLLHAKKSISEIPEKRWDWTAYYHPNREEAISQGKSYSKWGAFLEEFDQFDPLFFQMTPREAENIDPQERLYLEECWKALEDAGYASSKMSTELRKRTGVFGGITKQGFHLYSTETTHHFPTTSYSSMVNRASYYLNLQGPSMPIDTMCSSALVAIHEACEYIRNGKGSMAIAGGVNLYTHPLTYFGLTVGQLISHTSDSAAFGNGGIGFVPGEGVGVVVLKDYDQAVHDRDHIYAVIRGTAVNHKGKANSYMTPSPIPIADVMEEALGESGLDPRSISYLEASAYGSDIVDAVEMTAVTKAFHNRQGAEGDYRLGSVKPNIGHCESASGMSQLMKVILSLQHQTLVPTLIPDELNPNIHFDQLPFQLQREVSEWKQVTVDGQTVPRRAGITSFGGGGVNAHLIVEEYNHNPSSRRVNDSEPELFVFSAKNKERLQEYIHRWIGYLHRNQHIEIANTAYTLQIGREEMPCRLAVITKSQTELYQQLERWLEHQEETEHCFFGDLKENKELMSDRVTRAIESKDVGELAKLWVLGNPILWQKLHKGKELSRVAKLPTYPFKRRTCWIERNQTNRSRRETSMTSAHPEFENKAVEIYTYSANSSEAEFSEDYLTVCPFERKIPGFSMSRVILNPEKYPLEREMVREKQVEMRQVLFCKENFSRVQKVLDFGCGHGTDVIQIAELYPHMETHGFTITKAQAELGNQRIAQKNLGARAKIFNKDSSKDAFPALYDIIVGIEVSFHIRNKHGLFQNISSSLNEEGTVLLIDYIANTRGPIVDQNVEVSIPTVQEWSELLAEHQLVIDEIIDVSPQIANALHDPDVDQYIKHLPKAVQDLYINTVNQSISLERGWISYCLFKLKKAPHLAYTKRCEWNASKISKKRPYPEALAEMVNSGYIPYPKQQMRTLPHPNQHDHSFHWNRETIKESLVEAFAAVLGLQPEELEEVETLKDIGIGSLNAVALSEMINSKFNLKLPTSVVFEHNTLDSLASYIASHLQQDEPSQLHASKPFVSDAQNQLIASEYSGRKRNLSTDQSIPDRTEIKASLIEVFSTVLGLRQEDLEDVESLKELGIGSLNAVQLSEAINSKFYLKLPTSVVFEHNTLEALASYIATHLPERQPAQTESFNQNHGNLEEKPAYTERVSTRNIAYEPTKAASDDIVIIGISCRTAGAKGQDEFWELVSQGKDCIREVTNPDWRAFFKENALGDIPIKYGAMEEIEYFDPAFFKISPTEAQSMDVTQRILLQESYKALEDAGYTPSMLRGQPVGTVIGAMAGMTVEQDFSHFGMLGSDTSILASRIAYFLDLKGPALAVNTACSSSLVAIDIASQKLKTEEVDLAIAGGITIYSHPAPFISMSNARMLSPTGECRPFDNGANGIVVGDGVGVVILKRLQDALRDNDSIYGVIRGSGTNQDGRTLGITVPSFQAQSDLQKSIYAKKQIDVEDIQYIEAHGTATKLGDPVEIHALSESFRQFTPKKRFCAIGSLKANIGHTTAAAGVLSVIKVLLSMKNKKMAPSIHFVKENEHIDFENSPVYVNTKLQDWQTNSKGSRLAAVSSFGFSGTNAHLVIEEFDRSKARSAAPVKGQEIATGVFVLSAESREQLMAYAKKTKAFVENHHDVKLADFLYTYQIARESMSHRVAIVVDSKEQLIAQLEQFIQSNGAKTADLFIGEINKTGGIKIGDTEEGRDFIRNLALNKKIKKLAELWVHGNEIEWGALYPKGMVSRLSGLPSYPFAEERYRLPKVVVGNRPHQEAAATSELTAEKHEQRVADIANSTEVTPDQAEEADVRETEIQSSVTHHDVIHADDDDTPRNELVRKIAAAWEEVLGVKKVNIHKNFQDLGGDSIMATQIISRLKNSFPVDLNLDNLFSAPTVAGMAELIEEELIAVIDELPEEAILELLS